TAACTAAACGAAGTTAATAGGCAAAAACTTCTGCATAAACAAATGTTATTAACTGATTAAGTGATAATTTCATTGTATTATATGGCCAAAAGAGAGGCAGGCAgggaaagataaaaaataaataaaaataaaaaataaaaaaatagttactcgtatttaataaataaaatatatatatatatatatatataaacaaaaatttagtcatactttgtattttaatttattttttctgaatttttagaatatttagtGCTCACCAACTTCTTCCAAACTTAACGAGGAAGAAAGAGATATTTTCTATGGTATGAGATTCTGAATACGGCCAGGAGTACTTGTTCAAACTTCATATCCCATTTTCCAAAGTTTCCAGGACTTTTGAAATCTTCCCGTTCAAAGCCTTTCTATACGGAAaaatgatttaaagtatgtaaatcatattttcttaaaaaaaaaagtaaagacatataaaaaaaaaaatcaagatattATAAACTATATCAAACAGTACTCATTTATCTATCATATGTCTCAATCTCCATTTTACAGTCAAAACTACGTAAATTGCCCAGCAAGCACTCTAAAAGGCAGTTAAAGACCAGCAAATTACAATAAAGTCTTCGACGTACCTTCTGTCAGTTTTCTTGAGTGGCTTTTCCTTCTGGCGTGAAAGAACGATTCTCAATGTGGTTTTTTCCACATTGACCAGGTCACTAATTTCGTTAATCTTTAGCGTCTCATGGCTAAAATAAATCAATGTGGACCATGCAATGTAGTCCAGTCGACCGACAGGATTTCGAAGTTCAGTTCAAGGCATTAACAACATGTCAAAGATAATCCAACGTACACACCAAGTGTGCTTGtaagaaaatttttcttattgtcTATTGATGGACGTCGTATGTACGAGTTttgctatttttaataaatatgaagtggatcaaatattttttaaattagaaaatatctGTCCAAGAGAAACTATAAGATactgtttagatagtgagataagataaaataattttagataaaaattaaaagttaaataaaatattattaaaatattaatttttaatattattattattttaagatttaaaaattttaaattatttattatattttatgtaagaatttaaaaaaattataatgataagataaaataaaataaaacaattttaatATCCAAACGGTTGCTATTCTGAAGAGAACTTCGATTccatgatgaataaaattatgtgtacacaaaaagtagaaaaaaagaaagcgtACTTGCAATTTATGGAACTTTTAACTTTCAGCTTTGCTTGAGGTATCTGCCAGATTTGACGTCTCCATTCCCCTTGAGTATCTTTGTTCTTGATGTGGGCTTCGTACGTCCAAGCCATTTGCTGTATTTGAAATCTCCATATTCTCTTCAATATCCTTGTTCGTGATGTGGACTTCGAATGGTCTCCACTTTGCCTCGATGTCCTTGACTTTAGATGTTAAAGATCTCATGTCTCGAGCTTCTGCTAGCTGACCAGATGATGCTGCCTGGCACAAagcatgaaaaatattatattgatgTAAAAGGGAGCAGCTTTTATCTCAATGCTAGTTTTCCAAGTTACTTGCTTCTGAGCATTTCAATTCTAATCCCATTTGCGATCATCAAGCAAGTATGCATAAAATAGTTTTAACTTGTGGCGAGGTAATGGCCATTAACACTTTTAAAGTGTTACTTTTCCCTGCCATCTAGTTTCGCGAGTTCAATTGAGTGTAGCTTTCAAGTACAAACTCGTATACACCTTAAAGCTTACCTTTTCTGGTTGCTCCGCCCATCGTTTCAGATCCTCCATAGATGCTTCTTTGTGAATGCCTTGAAGAATATATAGCAAGTGCGAACTGAGGGTATCTGAACAATGTTGTTCGATCATACAGTAAGGTATCGTTGATTGACAACCCACTGCATACAAAGGGCAGTTCGCAAGCTTCATTGGACAGACAGTTATGCAATGCCTGTCCATCTCGCGTCTGATGATCCTGTCTGAGCACTTCTGCTCACATTGAATTATCTTGAAGGGACAAACTGCATCATGCTTGTCCAAGTGAAGCGCACAAAATCTGGCATTACAACCCTCATTTGTGCAGGTCATAGATCTAAAGCTGAAGTGGTGAACATGTGCATCAAGTTCTTCAGCAGAGTCGAATTTCATGTTGCAGTGAAATGCATTTTTGAGCAAAGTCTGTGCAATTGCTTCCCTCCCATCCAACAACCAAAACCCATTTATTTCCATCTCttgaataaaatcatctaccttgtCTTCTCTCTTTTCACTCAGTAGCCATCCTGAAACCCGACTAAACAAGTTCCTCTTTGAACTTGAAAAGTCATCAACAAAATCGGAAATAATATCAAAGGGATGGTCAGATGCTTCTGCCTCCGGACCACCTTCTAAGATAATAAATTCAGTGACGAAATTTCCACTTCTCTGAGAAAGATAGTCCACCAGTTCTTTTCTGGTATCAACAGCTACAGAAGCGGGGCTCCTGAACATATCACCCGTTGTGTTGTCAACACAAGCTGTAGCTAATCCTAGGATGAACACTAGAGCTATCTTGTGAACTATTTCTGTGTCATAGAGATCGCACTTGAACAATGGACTTCCCTCTTGCTCGTCTTCAATTGTCTCTGGTACATGTTCCACAGTAGTCGTAGGAAGATCCATCCCCAAATACACCTAGAAACAACTTCTAAAATCATTGCCAGATAGGAGAAATTAGAATATGCTTGTCAGCAACTAACTAGGAAGaacataacaaaaagaaaaggaacatTATATAGATCCAATCATCCATCAACGACCAGGGAGCATACCTTTCAGAATTTAttaaatacatacataaaaaaagttgagaaaaaGCCTATTTTTTCCAGGTAAGGCTATCGTCTTCTTAATGACTCATCGGTTGCTAGTTTTTGTCAGATTTCTTTTGACGGTAGACTTGATCAAAATTATGCAACCAACATTATGCGCTCCACAAGCATCCTAAAGAGCATGAAAAATTTGCAGTGTcaatcaagaaaagaaaatgtatgCGTACAGATCATGGTAGACTTGATCATCTGCCCCCATTACACTAAATCACTTATCAAATCGACAGTTTCCCCAAAGTTTCTTCATCATAAATTTAACCATCCTTAAAATTCCTTGTGGTTCTCCAAATTTCTAGATAGCATAGCGTAAATGGACTAAGATGTTCGGAATTTCTATCGCTTTCAATGGCTATCAATGGTTTCGCATTTTTAAGCAATTAACTAGCATACATATGCTCGAATTTCTCCAAAATCTTCTTTTAGAAATTGTAAATTCCCATGTAAATCAAATAGAATTcaaataaacttatttttaaaaaaagaaaaaaaagaagaagaagaaaactgatggCGTGACATTCAGGAACCAAACATCACACTGACTctgaaaaataacaaactaaCCAGACGTACCTGGCAGCAATGATCAGGCGCCGAGAGAAAATCGATTGAATCGAACTTATCCACTCATTTGATTGAAAGGAAAGGTGTGAAGGAGCACTTCCTCAAAATAATAGAAGACAAATAGTTTAGGAACAGGAATTTATACTTTGTACTACATATCGTAAATTTATATTTCCTAAAAAagtattgtaaatttatttttataatataaaatatatgtaataaacaGTAATGtcaaatatagttattagttgtACAGACATTGCGcactactttaaaaaaaagtgtaggagtttattattaaaaaattaatttttttcatgtgtttctcatatttatttaatttttttaagaaaattcataatatttatattctataattataaatattaattttttataataaattacataaaattttatgaatttattttaatatatagaatACGTCTGTATATGTTACAGTATTTTTAGGTTTGTTCGTTGGGTTGGATAAATAGGCTTTCCTAAAATTGATGTCGATTTCCCAGTATCTTAAACGTTTGGGTCTTGCATTTGggttattaacttattaccCATTTAATGGGCTTGGCTTACTGTCACATAAACCACGAGATCTGTATTTCGGACGGCAGGAGTTTAGCAAGCCCCAGGGTTGTTCAGAGCAAATCAGAACAGGGTCGAAATTGATACAGAGCGTCAAATTCCTTCCTGTTGTCTGTCAAAAACAGGGTTGTACCGTGCAAATCAGAACCCTAGAAGATTTCTCCCTCACCCCAGCCCCTTCAGTCCCTCACTCCAGAAACCCTCGAAGATCTCTCCCTCAACGAAGACCCCAGCCCCATCTCCCTCACCCCCTTCAGTGAGAATGCTGGCGATGATCCTGGTAACGCTGATGAGATGGAGTTTGCAGTTGGTACGAGCATCCCAACACAATCCGACACTAGAATGAATGAAGAGCAAAGGCAATATCATATTTTCCACTGTAGCGTGCAGTTttcatgaaaaattctatttgcagtcccGTCCGGTGACTGCTATGCAGTATGCAGACCTCACTTAAACAAAACGATTCGTTTCGTTTAAGTGAGGAAATAACGCTGGCCCCTATGATTGAATCCCCCTTCGCACGTCTCTAAGTCCTAAGCCCCTTCGCAGCCCCCTCGATTCTCCAAGCCAGTTCGCCGCTCGCCGTTTGCCATTCGCCGTTCGCCATCGCCCCTTCGAACGACTGAGAAGAGCACTGCCTTCGTCGTCTCACCTTCGCTGTAGCCCCTTCTACTTCGGCCTGGAACTCCCTTCGCCTTCGTCGGCTCTGCTACCTTCAACATTGCTGTAGTCCGCCCTCAACAAGGTATGGGCATGCGGTTTATGGAATAAACTGATTTATGCcaatgagtttaaaatttttggaaTAAACTGATTTATGCCAATGAGCTTGAAATTTATggaataaattgatatatgttAGGAACCTGTTGAGAATTGTTGTAATGTAACAAGGAAACGAATGGAAGATGGAATGATGTTTGGTGTAATACAAATGACATAAGCCTGGAAGATGTTTGTAAGAATCTAAGACTATTTGTCCGGTGGATTCAGCTGTACAAGAGCTAAGCTCTTTTATCATTAGACTGAATCTAAACTTGCTTCCATTCTAGACCAAGTGAAGTCGCTTGAAATTCCTCTAGCTTAACTCTTTGATTTGATGGCATGAATCACTTGAGTTTGTAGAAGTTGTTGGTGATGTGGTTCTTTTGGCAGTATACTCAGAAATATTGTTGGAAGTTCTTCCATTCCAGACCAAGTGAAGTTGTTGGAGAAATTCACAATGGATGCTTGATTTCTTCTGGTTCATAATCGTGATCCAACTACCATGTGATCAAATATCACCACCTTATTCCATATCTTATTTTGGACAAAATTCTATTCTTTGAACCCTCTATTCCATAGAAATTATTTATGCACCCAGaatgatttgaaaagaaaaaaaaaaagaagaagcaccCGGAACAACCACCCAGAACGATTGTGAATCAAAGTCTAAAAAGCAACcagattgattaaaaaaaaaaaaaaccaacccaGAACAAAAACATAAACGCCCAGAGAAAAGCACTTCGGGTTTAAGAACAATCTGATTTTTCTGATTTCAAGTTGTAAATTCCTTAGCTGTGGAGGAGGTCAGCGATGGTGGAGGAGAACAGCACTGCGATGGTGGAAGAGGTCGTCCCGTTGATGGTGGAGGAGGTCGCTGAGAGGGAAAAATTGCAGTTTTGATTTCTGAATTGTGGGCAGAGCAATGAAAGACTCGGGCTAATTTTGTCAATTCATTAACACACGTGCGCACGTGTAGGACTGCAAGGAAGTCCCAAATAGGGGACTGTATGTAGCTGCGCTCTAGTTTCATTCTTTCAAGAAAAGATGGTTTATCAAAAAATTCTGATAAACCTTGCACCTGTCAAAAATTTCGAATTTCCCTTTGGTCTTCTTTTCCCTTAAGGTGTGATGGAGCTTAAATATTCCAATTTGAAGGTTTTCAAATGCTATGCagaaaaagttgtaattgaGTTCATTTACATCTACTGTCTAATGCTCCCTGCTTGCCATGAGTTATGTAGATTGCTTTTTTTGGGTGGTCTATTTGTGTTTATGTAATTGAGTTCATTGGCTGTTCTTATGTTGCTACAGACAAAAGCTGAGATGTCTAGAGGTAGCCTTGATAGAATATCGTGAATCCCTTGAAGAGCGGGGAATCAAAAGTTTGGATGAAATTGAGAAGAAGGTTGCTATCTGTCGGCATAGCTACAGTCGGAATATGGATTATTAGATTCTGATGGCAGTTCTTTATGGAACAGCAAGTGCTCTCATTTTGTGAACAGGCAAGGTTTGACATGGTTGAATTTGAGCATCTCTGTCCATTCATATTGTCTTGTTTACTATTCTCTACTATATATAGGTTTATCTATTGCTTTCCATgccttttaattctatcatgATGTAAGAATTGGGATGACAACTATTTCAACAAGTTGCTAAGAAAACAAATTGGATTTCGATGAGAActatttcataaatttttattttagtccTTGTTAGCTTCTGTGTTAACAGTTCTTTGCAAGTTGCAAGACTGAATTGGATTTGGTGTTTAACATGTTACAATAAAAGCAACCTATtctttgtaatgctcctgctgGTTATGCAATttctattataattttgtttttttagagCAGTTTCTATTATAAATTCTATGActgttaagtattttttttaacttaatgtcatttgatttgatttgtgCTTAGTTGTAAGCATtgtaatttgttttcttaaatattGCACAGCACATATTCAGGCTAAAACTCCTAATGTTTCATGCTCAGggctattttaataaaatatttttcgttTTACTTTGAAGCTGTAGCAAGAACATCCTCTGAGAGGAAGGACAGATGGAATGATGCCCAAGACGCTATAATTAACTGGTGTTTGGCGGCTATGATCATTCTACTGAAACTGTGTACAAATACCGGAGGCACTCCATGATCAAATGGAGCATAAAGATTTGGAGCCTCCTTTCCCTCCAAAATCATCTTCGCCAACGACCTTACCTAACGTTTGAACCCGTTACTCTACCGACCACTTTCCTCTTCCCTGCTAAATTTATCCAATCCTACGTTAAATTTGGCGGAGACCAACAAATTGCAACTATTCTAAGCTCAATCCATAAGGGGAGTTTAACACCCAGCTCTATATCCTACTCCAAGCTCCTCTCACAATGCATTGCTTCCAAGTCTGTAAGTTCAGGCATGGAAGTCCATGCCCATGTAGTTAGATTTGGATTATCTGAGGACCGGAATGTTAGGAACCATCTGGTAAATCTGTATTCAAAGTGTCGGTGTTTTGGGTATGCCCGGAAATTGGTTGAGGAAAGTACTGAACCGGATTTGGTTTCTTGGTCTGCTTTGATATCTGGGTATGCACAAAATGGGCTTGGTAAAGAAGCTATATGGGCCTTTCATGAGATGCACTTGTTGGGTGTCAAGTGCAACGAGTTTACATTTCCAAGTGTTCTTAAGGCGTGCTCTGTAACGAAGGATTTGGGGCTAGGGAAGCAGGTTCATGGGATTGTGGTGGTGACAGGGTTTGAATTCGATGTGTTTGTTGCAAATACTTTGATTGTATTGTACGCAAAATGTGAGGAGTTTCGGGATTCAAGGAGACTGTTTTATGCAATTCCAGAACAGGGTGTTGTTTCATGGAATGCATTGTTATCTTCTTATGTGCAGTGCGGTTTCTGTGGGGAAGCACTAGATTTGTTTCAGGAGATGGTTTTGAATGGAATTAGCCCAAATGAGTTTAGTTTGTCAAGTATACTGAGTGCTTGCTCGGGTTTGGGGAATGGTGGTCAAGGAAAGAAAATGCATGGGTATTTGGTAAAGCTTGGATATGATTATGATCCATTCTCAGCAAACGCACTTGTTGACATGTATGCAAAAGTAGGAGATATCGAAGATGCAATTATTGTTTTCGAGGAAATTGCACAACCTGATATTGTTTCCTGGAATGCTGTAATTGCTGGCTGCGTTTTTCATGGGAACCATGATTGGGCTTTGAAGTTATTTGGGCAAATGAGAAGGTCAGAAACACGTCCAAATATGTTTACCTTATCAAGTGCTCTTAAAGCTTGTGCTGGAATGGGGCTCAAAGAATTGGGTAGACAGTTGCACTCTAGATTGATAAAAATGGACACAGAATCAGATTTGTTTGTGGGTGTGGGTCTGGTAGATATGTACTCAAAGTGCCATATGATGCATGAAGCAAGGATGGTTTTTAATTTGATGCCAAACAAGGACTTGATTGCTTATAATGCTGTTATCTCTGGACATTCACACAATGGGGAAGACATGGAAGCTGTATCACTTTTTGCTGAGATGCATAAGGAAGGAATAGGATTCAACCAGACTACTTTATGCACAGTCCTCAAATCCACAGCTAGCTTGGAGGCTATCAATGTTTCTAGACAACTTCATGCGCTTTCAGTGAAATTTGGTTTTCATTCAGATATTTATGTCATAAACAGCATTCTTGATGCATATGGAAAGTGTAGTCATCTAGATGATGCAACCAGAACTTTTGAAGAATGCCCAATTGGAGATCTGGTGGCTTTCACATCCATGATCACTGCTTATTCtcagtatggtcaaggtgaggaAGCTCTAAAGCTCTATTTGCAAATGCATGACATGGGGATCAAGCCAGACCCATTCGTCTGTAGTTCCCTTCTAAATGCTTGTGCAAATTTATCGGCATATGAACAAGGTAAACAGGTACATGTTCATGCTCTGAAGTTTGGGTTCATGTCTGATGTCTTTGCTGGAAATTCTATAGTTAACATGTACACAAAGTGTGGAAGCATAGACGATGCAGATCGTGCTTTCTCTGAGATACCCGAGAGAGGAATAGTATCATGGTCTGCAATGATCGGGGGACTTGCACAACACGGCCATGGGAAACGGGCCCTCCAATTGTTTAACCAGATGCTTAAAGATGATGTTTCCCCAAATCATATAACGTTAGTTAGTGTCCTTTGTGCATGCAATCATGGAGGTTTGGTAAGCGAAGCCAGAGAATATTTTGATTCAATGAGAGAGTTGTTTGGTATTGAACCAACGCAAGAGCATTATGCTTGTATGATTGATCTCCTTGGCCGTGCTGGGAAATTAGATGAAGCAATGGAACTTGTAAATACAATGCCATTTGAAGCTAATGCTTCGGTTTGGGGTGCCCTTCTTGGTGCTGCAAGAATCCATAAAAATGTTCATCTCGGCCGACATGCTGCTGAGATGCTCCTAACGCTTGAACCAGAGAAATCAGGTACCCATGTGCTTCTTGCAAACATTTATGCATCAGCTGGCATGTGGGAAAATGTTGCAAAGGTGAGAAGGCTTATGAAAGATAGCATGGTGAAGAAGGAACCTGGAATGAGTTGGATTGAGGTCAAAGACAAAGTATACACCTTTATAGTAGGAGATAGAAGCCATTCTAGAAGCAAGGAAATATATGCCAAACTTGATGAGCTCGCTGCCTTGATGAATAAAGCTGGCTATGTTCCAATGGTAGAGATTGACCTTCATGATCTGGAACAGAGTGAAAAGGAGCGGCTTCTGTTCCACCACAGTGAAAAACTTGCAGTGGCTTTTGGTTTAATTGCTACTCCACCAGGAGTTCCCATTAGGGTGAAGAAGAATCTTCGAATCTGCATTGACTGCCACACTGCATTCAAGTTCATTTGTAAAATTGTCTCAAGGGAGATTATCGTGAGAGACATCAATAGATTCCACCATTTTAAAGGAGGTTTGTGTTCTTGTGGAGATTATTGGTGATGATGCTCAAGACACTTCAAGAAAGCGGCATCGCAGCCAAAGCCAAAGTGAGAGCCCACCATGGACAGTGGTGGCGGTCCTGGACAGCTGGACAAATTTAAGAGGCAACCAACAAATAAAggctgtatggaagatgattcctatatgcatcatgtggtgtttgtggCAAGAGTGTAATGAACAGACATTCAAGGACAAtgagagatcgatggaggaactaagctttcttttttagaattCTTTATAATTGGGCCATTGCCGTTGACTTTGCTAGCCTAgatttacatgattttcttatatctATTGCTCCTACGTAGTTAGGACATTCATTGTACTGAACCTGGCTCtgcctattctttgattaatataatttatttacttatcagaaaaaaaaGATAGGAACAGGGAAAGGCACAGGGATAGAGATAGAATTCATGATTTTGAAAATGAGAGAGGGACGGAGCAGGACTATGAGAAGAGTGGAAGCAGAGAGAGGGATGACCATGAAAGAGATAGAGGCAGAGGAGGCAGAGAAAGAGacagagataggaggagacggcCAAAGTTAGTTATTCCTGGGGGAGAATTGAAGTGGAATGTTTTGGAATGAAGATATGTCCATATAATTGGGTCAGAGAGACTGCCATAAAAAGAACGTGTCCACATTGCTATGAAAAGAAGCTTCCTTCCATTTCGTGTAATAAACCGTTAAATTGTATTTTAGCTAGATGTATTTGGATTCCAAATAtacaactttgaa
This genomic interval from Carya illinoinensis cultivar Pawnee chromosome 10, C.illinoinensisPawnee_v1, whole genome shotgun sequence contains the following:
- the LOC122279258 gene encoding pentatricopeptide repeat-containing protein At5g04780, mitochondrial-like yields the protein MIKWSIKIWSLLSLQNHLRQRPYLTFEPVTLPTTFLFPAKFIQSYVKFGGDQQIATILSSIHKGSLTPSSISYSKLLSQCIASKSVSSGMEVHAHVVRFGLSEDRNVRNHLVNLYSKCRCFGYARKLVEESTEPDLVSWSALISGYAQNGLGKEAIWAFHEMHLLGVKCNEFTFPSVLKACSVTKDLGLGKQVHGIVVVTGFEFDVFVANTLIVLYAKCEEFRDSRRLFYAIPEQGVVSWNALLSSYVQCGFCGEALDLFQEMVLNGISPNEFSLSSILSACSGLGNGGQGKKMHGYLVKLGYDYDPFSANALVDMYAKVGDIEDAIIVFEEIAQPDIVSWNAVIAGCVFHGNHDWALKLFGQMRRSETRPNMFTLSSALKACAGMGLKELGRQLHSRLIKMDTESDLFVGVGLVDMYSKCHMMHEARMVFNLMPNKDLIAYNAVISGHSHNGEDMEAVSLFAEMHKEGIGFNQTTLCTVLKSTASLEAINVSRQLHALSVKFGFHSDIYVINSILDAYGKCSHLDDATRTFEECPIGDLVAFTSMITAYSQYGQGEEALKLYLQMHDMGIKPDPFVCSSLLNACANLSAYEQGKQVHVHALKFGFMSDVFAGNSIVNMYTKCGSIDDADRAFSEIPERGIVSWSAMIGGLAQHGHGKRALQLFNQMLKDDVSPNHITLVSVLCACNHGGLVSEAREYFDSMRELFGIEPTQEHYACMIDLLGRAGKLDEAMELVNTMPFEANASVWGALLGAARIHKNVHLGRHAAEMLLTLEPEKSGTHVLLANIYASAGMWENVAKVRRLMKDSMVKKEPGMSWIEVKDKVYTFIVGDRSHSRSKEIYAKLDELAALMNKAGYVPMVEIDLHDLEQSEKERLLFHHSEKLAVAFGLIATPPGVPIRVKKNLRICIDCHTAFKFICKIVSREIIVRDINRFHHFKGGLCSCGDYW
- the LOC122279851 gene encoding uncharacterized protein LOC122279851; the protein is MDLPTTTVEHVPETIEDEQEGSPLFKCDLYDTEIVHKIALVFILGLATACVDNTTGDMFRSPASVAVDTRKELVDYLSQRSGNFVTEFIILEGGPEAEASDHPFDIISDFVDDFSSSKRNLFSRVSGWLLSEKREDKVDDFIQEMEINGFWLLDGREAIAQTLLKNAFHCNMKFDSAEELDAHVHHFSFRSMTCTNEGCNARFCALHLDKHDAVCPFKIIQCEQKCSDRIIRREMDRHCITVCPMKLANCPLYAVGCQSTIPYCMIEQHCSDTLSSHLLYILQGIHKEASMEDLKRWAEQPEKAASSGQLAEARDMRSLTSKVKDIEAKWRPFEVHITNKDIEENMEISNTANGLDVRSPHQEQRYSRGMETSNLADTSSKAES